From a region of the Coffea arabica cultivar ET-39 chromosome 3e, Coffea Arabica ET-39 HiFi, whole genome shotgun sequence genome:
- the LOC140038547 gene encoding uncharacterized protein — protein MTEIDVEAAKWFDDKPPSQWSRAYFSTHPKCAMLLNNICECFNNKILDAREKPIIEIILHIKQKNIDKAPECFSFKSNDDLYEVSCPYGDQYAVNIKEQTCSCRKWELTGIPRPHAIAVLWMAKKNPLRYVSKWYIVETYMKCYEGSVCPMNGESEWGLTDVGEGPLPSLYGRAAGRPKKLRRRSSEEVQQATEKTKKKVTRVG, from the exons ATGACTGAAATTGATGTAGAGGCAGCCAAGTGGTTTGATGACAAACCACCAAGTCAATGGAGCAGAGCTTACTTTAGCACTCATCCTAAATGTGCTATGTTATTGAATAATATCTGTGAATGCTTCAACAACAAAATTCTTGATGCTAGGGAGAAGCCAATAATTGAAAT AATTCTTCATATTAAGCAGAAAAATATAGATAAAGCACCTGAATGTTTTTCATTCAAGTCAAATGATGATCTTTATGAAGTCAGCTGCCCATATGGTGACCAATATGCAGTGAACATCAAGGAGCAAACATGCTCTTGTAGAAAATGGGAACTAACAGGTATTCCCCGTCCCCATGCCATTGCTGTATTGTGGATGGCTAAAAAGAATCCTCTGCGATATGTTTCAAAATGGTATATAGTGGAGACATATATGAAGTGCTATGAAGGATCAGTGTGTCCCATGAATGGAGAAAGTGAATGGGGGCTTACTGATGTTGGTGAAGGCCCTTTGCCATCCTTATATGGGAGAGCAGCTGGAAGGCCTAAGAAGCTGAGAAGGAGAAGTTCAGAGGAGGTTCAACAAGCTACggaaaaaactaagaaaaaggtGACAAGAGTGGGATAG